In Mycteria americana isolate JAX WOST 10 ecotype Jacksonville Zoo and Gardens chromosome 5, USCA_MyAme_1.0, whole genome shotgun sequence, one DNA window encodes the following:
- the CD82 gene encoding CD82 antigen, which yields MGSGCLKATKYFLFLFNLLFLILGAVILGFGIWILADKTSFIAVLQMSSPSLKTGAYILVGVGALTMLMGFLGCLGAVNEIRCLLGLYFTCLMVILITQVAAGLVIYFQKETLKGELSRIVGSLIENYDPLNNDERNLQDAWDYVQTQIACCGWTGPKDWENNKILINRSMTAYPCSCFNSSNHFQGDGGFCNLDVPVNGTATYADLAVHEQGCMDGVEKWLKDNLGVILGVCTGVAVIELLGMILSISLCKNIHSEDYTKVPKS from the exons ATGGGGTCTGGCTGCCTAAAAGCCACCAAGtacttcctcttcctcttcaatCTCCTGTTCCTT ATTCTGGGCGCTGTGATCCTGGGTTTTGGAATATGGATTCTGGCCGATAAAACCAGTTTCATTGCAGTTCTAC AGATGTCGTCTCCCTCCCTGAAGACTGGTGCATACATCCTCGTCGGTGTTGGGGCTCTCACCATGCTGATGGGGTTCCTGGGATGTCTTGGAGCAGTCAATGAAATCCGATGTCTCTTGGGTCTG TACTTCACCTGCCTGATGGTAATCCTCATAACTCAGGTTGCTGCTGGACTGGTCATCTACTTCCAGAAAGAAACG ctgAAAGGAGAGTTGTCCCGCATAGTTGGAAGTCTGATTGAAAATTATGACCCTTTGAATAATGATGAGAGGAACTTACAAGATGCATGGGACTATGTGCAAACACAG ATCGCCTGCTGTGGCTGGACTGGACCAAAGGACTGGGAAAATAATAAGATTCTTATCAACCGAAGCATGACTGCGTATCCCTGCTCCTGCTTCAATAGCTCCAACCACTTTCAAGGAGATGGTGGTTTCTGTAATTTGGATGTCCCTGTCAACGGCACTGCAACGTATGCTGACTTGGCTGTTCATGAGCAG GGATGCATGGATGGTGTAGAGAAGTGGTTGAAGGACAACCTTGGTGTCATTCTTGGGGTCTGCACCGGTGTTGCTGTTATAGAG CTGCTGGGGATGATACTGTCCATTTCACTCTGCAAGAACATACACAGTGAAGACTACACCAAAGTGCCCAAGTCTTGA